ATCCGGCCCGATACGAAACGATGCGACGAGCCCTTTAATCCTCTACAACCTCGGCGCATCCGTGCTGGACAACTTCCCGGTTCTGACGAGCACTGTCGGCGCCAACAAAGTACAGCGAATCATTGGGTTGAGCGCGGTGCAGTGCAGCCAGCCAGCGTAGCGCAAACGCTGGTAACGCGCGATGCCGTTGGGTGGGTCTTCGATCCTAACGGAATGTTGTTGTGGACCCGGGCGCACCACTCAGGCGACGGTGCACAGTAGTGCACGGGCAGGGACTACGGGCGGGCGATGTTTTTATCGTAGCCGAGGATTTTCGAACTGTTTACTTCGGGGAAGGGCAGGACAGAAAGCGAAAGTTCCGCCAGCGGCCCAGTGACGGAGCGAGCTCGCACACTGCGCGGAATCGGCGCGCGTGTCGCCACCTCGCGGAAGTGACGGTACATACTGTCTCTATGCACAAAGAAGCTTCCGTGATGGCAGTGTGGCCTAAATCTCAAAGGCTATGCCGCAAACGACGCTAACCGTGTCGCTTTCGAGAAAACTTCGCTCGGGTGCGCAGGCGCTGATCACCGCGAACTTTGTATTTTTGTGAAGCGAGGTGAACTATTTCATTGTtttaaaagaaataaaggaaaaaaaaagcgaagagctGAATACTTTTCGTTCCAGAAGTCGCCAGCGTCTGTGCGCGGAAGGACGTTCTCCATACCTGCGGCAGTCGAGGTATCAGCAGTTTCGGCGAAGAGCTTTTCGCAAGTTTTATTGCAAAATTAACATGGAATCGTCGTCCCTACCTGACTGCAATGAAAGCGTCGAGGCAGTCGAGGAGGTTGCCAACAAGAAGGTAAAATTCATGCGACCTTAAACAGTCACATGTATCCATTTTTGAGATCTCACCAAAGTAACTCTCCCCATGCAGACGGTGCAGGCAGAAATAAACACGCTGCAACAAACGCCGTCCGTGTCAGCCGAAAACTACAACCCCGAACGTAAGTTACCGCGTAGTTAAATATTTGTGAACGAGTGTTCTTATTATTTTGCCTTACGTTTGCAGCTGCAGAACCAGCAACACCCGAAAATATGCAGGCCAGCGGCTATGCGTTGGCGGGCGAACGTAAGTGACCCAACGTATGAACGCTGCTCTGGCATTTTAAGACGAATGAGGCTATTACGTGAGTACATTGCATTGCAGCATAATACTAGGCTCACATAATGATGCAATTTGCAAAGTTTCATGAGCATGGGTCGGAAAAATTTGTGGAACTCACTCAGCCtcgcttatgaaaaaaaaaacaacaaaaaaaaaaaacgggcgaatcccacgtaccttggaattTGATGTTAAAAGAATCATGCgtatggaaggtgactgtgttgtaatttttttttttttcattgagcgaaacgtcatgaagtggcgctaaatatatgtacaagtgtAGACACAGGCATACGTAACGATGCCTACGGCAACATAGATAGCAACACGAGAACTTGGTaaggtgatatgaagcgctggtgctcgtgaAGTTATAATgtaagccggactcactcaggctcacgaAAACTTCAggaactgtctaatcggacgttccTCAAACTAATCTACAGCTTCCTCACTggagtctccttttttttttttcttgcagagcTCCGCTGCTTCAGAAGTTATTTAATTAAACCTACCTAATCCGGTAATTAAGAAGCACACAAAAGCAGTTCAACGTATTCCATGCAAAAGTAGTCAAGCTGTGTTTGAATGCGTCAATATGCCCCATAGCTTTTGTTTTTTCGGGCATTCACAGTGTCATTGCAATGTTATGCATACTTTTAAATTAATTGTTCACATTTGTTCGGCATTCACAGGTGTAAATGTGCCTCCTGAAGAACTTGAAAATTATGGCACAGTCGGGGTTGCATTTGAAAGACCTGATGAACGTAAGTTATCCCGAAAAATTGAAACATTTTAAACGCATCATTTTATCTCTGATTAAGAAACAGGTGCCCATCAACTTCTGAGTGCATGCAGCAGTATAGAACTCTCAGCTATAatgcatttatttattaattaatttattatttatttatttatttattccaaatTGTGCTTTTTAACAATGAAAACGCAACAAGACAGTTCGCCGTCATGAGCTTGAATTCACATTATTAGGCAGCCCTAGAACAGGGATCGTAGGCAAAGTTGCGCATTGGTTCACATGTGTTCAACTTTTGCAGGTGGAAATGGATTTCAAGAAGAGCCGGAAAGTCACGGCGCAGTTGGATATTCGTACGAGAGACAAGATGAGCGTAAGTTACCTAAAAAGATAGAAACATTCTAACCGCGTGATTTTGACTCCGATTAAAAAACAAATGCCGATCGACTTCCGAGCACCTGCAGGAGTAAAATACTTAGCACAGGAATttctgtatttatttttattcgaAATTGTGCTTTATCGTAATGAAAATTTTCAATGACAGCTTGCTATCGTGAACTTAAATTCTCATTATTAGCTAGCCTATAGGGAACATGCAGACATTGAGTACCCAGCCCACGCAATGTTTTTGAAACATTACACGTGTACACGCGAGGTTATCGTGTGATCGCGACCACCTGGATTATCGGCGCTGTTGTCTGGTGCATGTGCGGTAGCAATAAAAGCAAACACAGCCCATGGCTTCACTGACCAGGTGACCACTGTGCAGTCGAGGGGGGCTACACGGGTAGAAAATGCTCGCTTTAATGCACGTATTGCGTTATTCAGCAGTAGTCTCTTACAGAAAACACCTTGAGACCTTCCACACATTCATGTCTAAGTGGCCCACCGTAATACCGtatctctcttttctctctctctcttttcagtgTTTCCTGAAGACGAGCACGAAGAACCTGCAGATTCTCCCGCTTATGATGGCTTTACACAGTTCACGAGTGAACGTAAGTCACCCTACAAAtggtgcgtgtatgtatgtgtctgttGCGTTCataataacaatattaataataatactaatatcaCTTATTTATTTCTCATCAATACAATGGAACTTGGTGGAAGGTGTGAGAGTAAAAGCAAAGAACGCTGTATATGTCTCACACCTTTTACATTGGGAAGCAGCAGGAAACATCACTATATTGCATCTGTGTTCACAAGAGAGCAACGCAAAATTGAAATAAACTCAAAAAGGTAACcaccgtattcagaaacgctccttatTTGACTTGACCTTTGCACCGCCTCAaagcagtgcgtttgaaacgggCTTATGCTGCATTGAAGGGGGTGGCAAGTGAGGGAGCGGTTCGGGTGTAAGTATGCGGACTTCAAACATTTTCGCTCTTCACTGAAAATGGGGCCttcgcggccgggattcgatcccgcgacctgcgggtcaacagttgaacaccataaccactacattgcgtgcgtgtgtggatgCGATATTTCCAGGGGAGggttgggggaaggggggggtcAGTGTACAATAAGCCTGATACCTAGAGCTGAGCATGGAGCCTGAACACCTCGACTCGGCCCATTCATTAAAATTACCGAGGAACATTTATACTGAGCATGATCACAAATACAATGTGAATAACCTGTATCTATATATCTGTTCCCACTCGCTCCATGTTGTTCAATGTTACTGTGTTAAATAAGTTGGACGACCGAAGGATCACGTGACATTCGCAAACGCCTCCATTTTTCTACGCAGGCCTTGGTGCAAGAGTGCATCGTCTGGCCGAGAAGATTGCTGAACACACGGGCAAGGTTTCCCAGAATTCCGAAAACCTCGTTCTTCGAGTATCAGCGCGTCGCGACGATCTCTTGCGACGCAACGAGCAGCAAAAGCAAAACATCGACACCCTCAAAAGCATGGTTCTTGATAATTTGAAGAAGTACTCGAAAGATGGCGAGTAGCTGAGTCGACACTGACAGCAGACAGCGAAGTATGTGTTCATGTGAAGCAGGGATAACATATTTGAAGGACTCGCTCCGGGCTAAATAGCATCAATGATACATGTGCTCACTATTTCGTGTCTTAGTTATATACTTCCTTTTGTGATAAGTGTATCACATCACCAATTTCTAGCAAGTTAGAATGCTAGCATTGTATTTGTGTTGTTATTTGTATTTATGTATTTGTATTTATGTTGTTTCTATTTATGTTGCTATGTTTGGAGCATGGTTCAGTTTCGAGAATGCAGGGACCATACATTGGAAAAAGTAAGCTTATTTGAAAAAAGTAAGCAGGTCTATCTGGCTGAGTAAAATTGTACGAATAAAAAGACTTTCCAGCCACGTTAACTCTAGTTTTTAAAATTAAAATCAAAAAGTGGCTCTGCATATCGAGACCGATTTGGTCTCTTCTTCAGGCAGCGATTCATTTGGGATGGGTGTCAAAACGTCGGGCCAGCTTTACTTTTTAACTAGTAGTGGCTGGATAGTCTATTCATTTGTATGGGACAAAGTGGTTCAAGTTAGGAAGAGGACAGGATTTTCTTTTGTCCACAAGGCAACAGTGTCAGAGGGAATCAGGTAAGGCAATaaatagaaaagaaaaggaaCATAAAGCAGTTCTAAACATATGTGTGGAGTGGACAACCGAATATCTACAGCCAACAATGACCAACCGTGCTGAAGACCCAATACATTGCTCCACTACATATCATCTTGGCATAATGTCGTAGTGTCATGTATCAACTGAGCCAAAGACAACTATTTACAACACAAATTTAGTACATAATTCTGCATATTTTCATGGAATTAGCACTTGCTTTTGAAAACTATTCATGCGACACACACAGACGGCAACTATGAAGCTTCACTTGGAATCTCAAGTGAGATGTTCTCATTTTGCAGAACTTCATGTTGACCTCTTTCCTACCTGCTTTAGACAATATATTCATGTTCTTTTCCTAAACTCTTCCTGTTTTCAGACTTGGTTCAGGTAAAGACAAAGTTTGGTGTAACAATTTTTACTGGTACACGTTTCCAGAATGGGGAATCACATCGAGCTGCTACGGCAGCAGCTTATAGTTCCTCTCCTTGCAAATGTATCACATTATTCTTTCCTACCTGTTTCTTTGTAAACACTACTATTGTATGTATGAACACTGGGCAAGTTTTAGAGCAGAAAAGCATGCTCAATGAACTTAAATGTCATGCAGGATGTATGAAATATCTGCATATAATCTTTCATTGCAGGTCTTGGCACTGCGGTGCACAGAACAGTTGAAGAAGTGGGGGACAACTTGCATAAAGTTCTTCAGAAGAGTGAAGAAAGCCTTCACCATTCATTGAAACTACGGGATGCTATTCTGCAGCATGAACAAGAGCAATTGCAGAAGTTTGACCGTGCCAAAGCTGTTATGCTTAGTGTTTTTGAAAACTACACACAGGAGTAGTTGGGGCAAATGACAGCACCCTAGCTTTTGAATTGCAGCAATGTATGGAAACTTTCTAAAACAGCGAGGGCCAGCACGGATGAACAAAATTTCATAATTTACTTTCCTTTTGATCACACATCAAGCACCTATGTGAACTTTGTTCAGGCAAGAATGCGCTGTTGATACCTTGAACGCATTTAAGTCAATAAAAAGGTTATAGTTTGACATTGCTTGGCAGCGTTTTCACTATTGGAGACAATATTACATTTTCTGACTTACTATCTGAAACCAAGCGTTGAATTTATTAACACGTTGGGCCAAATGACATCATTTCACATAAAACCATTTCTTGTCCCACTGTTCAAACATGTGACAGCCAGGTATGGTCAAGTCTAATATCTGAAACATTGAAACATTGATAACCTATTTTCCAACCACTGCCTCTACATGTCACACTGAAAAACAAAATCCGCCTTTGTGGTGCAGGCAGTAcctaagatgtttttttttttttttttctggactatTATTTTGTGCTGCTTATCTAAGGGACAAACAAGAGGAGGATGGCTCGGTTCCTGTCACCAGCTTGAATTTATCCGTTCTGGAGGTTCTTCTCTTTGGCACTACCGAAATAGGTTTTAACGCCGCAGGAACGTTTTCCAAGCCGTATCCAATTTCATATGGGAGACAAAAACAATTGAATGTCAAGTTTATAATGCCACTTTATTTTTCTACCTTATTGAATTGTTAGTAGTCTTTAAGCCTTCACTGCACCAATGAGTTACTTTTTAAACTATCTATTTCTAAACAAATTTCAATTGTAGAGCAATTTTATCTCTAAAATAATATGCTACCCGGTCCATGGCTGATCTCCCATGGTGCATGCACCAGGTTACTGAAAAACAAGCAGTATTGCTTGTTGTCATGCCCAATCACTGTGCTCGCGCAAATGTTGTAAATACACTTTTTCTGTCGCCCCATAAGATCCCTATGTGCAGTTTATCGATTACTGTACCTCTCGCTGCAAGGGCAGTTATAAATTTTGCGGAAAATATTGGGCTGAATTGAAGATTTTAATAAGAACAATGTCTTGTGGAGTTATTACAGATACTTGTCACTTCCTGTTTGCATTATAAAACAGCGGCCTTTTTTCACCTTTGCAGTGCAGCAGGCAAGCGTACACTAGCTAAAACAGAATGTTCAATCATTTCATCTAAGCTGATATAGCTTAAACAAACACCGCATTGTCAaaccaacgaatgcaaagaataaaaattagCATCCCAGTAGGACTCGAGCCCAAGCAGTCTGCGTGCAGCCAGGCATTCTACGAGGTTTTGAAATTGCTCTGGAACAGTACCCTGTACGCAGGCGTACTATCGGTGCTGCGTTAAATGTAGTTGCTGCGCTGGCTACCTtcactcgctctctggatttcgtgcccaGATATAGGACAGATAAAAATTGCACGAAATGGGCCACCTTCAACGAAATCACGCTAACACGCTTCCAAAACAATGAACGCACGAAAAATAACAGACTTCATACATGTGCCAAGAACGAAACGAAAAGCGCCATGcttgcccccctcccctccctcttTTGATTACACTTATCAATCATTAACTACGAAAGTGTTTAATGAGTATGCATGCCCGTTATCGCACCCTGTCTAGTATACACTGGATGGATAGCCCATGGGAAACCATGCAATACCGCTAGAACAAAGTGTGAAGATGTAGCTCGAGAGAGGCGTGAGAGGTTGTTAACCCTCTGGCGCCCATGTGCCGACAGTTAACGATAGCCACAGCACAAATGCGCGGCTGACGCCGGTGGGACCCACCTCGGCACCCCGTtacattttttttacttgccgCCGCGATCCTTCGTAGATCCCCTTCACTCGTTCGCAGAGGGCGACCACGGAAAGGCGGCGGGTGAATCCGGCCTGATACGAAACGATGCGACGAGCCCTTTAATTCTCTACAACGTTGGCGCATCTGTGCTGGACAACTTCCCGGTTCTGATGAGCACTGTCGACACCAACAAAGTACAGCGAATCATTGGGTTGAGCGCGGTGCAGTGCAGCCAGCCAGCGTAGCGCACAGGCTGGTAAGGCGCGATGCCGTTGGGTGGGTCTTCGATTTTAACGGAATGTTGTTGAGGATCCGGGCGCACCACACAGGGGACGGTGCACAGTAGTGCGCGGGCAGGGACTACGGGCGGGCGATGTTTTGATCGTAGCCGAGGATTTTCGCTCAAACTGTGTACTTCGGGGAAGGGCAGGACAGAAAGTAAAAGTTCCACCAGCGGCGCAGTGACCGAGTGTTGTTGTTGAGTGATTCtagaaagaggaagaaggcacctaatttctgtcagccCCTTGGGCGACACTGCGCAGTGCCTTGTGGGGAAAGGGGGATTGGCATAAAACAGGATAGATAGGATGGGGGAGTGGTGTGTGTAAGATGTCAAGGCCATGGCTGGAACAGCAAAGGGGCAGCAGCAGGGGCAGGGATGGCAGGTCTCTGCTCATTTGTAAGTAGCTATTCCCGTCTCCTCTAGGAAGTCTACCAGGCTCCGGAGCGCTGGCAGGTGTGGACGGGACGGGTAGAGCAGGTGGTACAAGGTGGCGGCGGGTAGGCCCTGTCTGCAGTAGGCTGTGATGACCCTCGAACTTTCCTGTGCCAGgccagggcaggcacagaggaggtgctcCAGGGTCTCGGGGTCTCCACATCGGCCGCAGGCGGGAGATGCACAGTGTCCCATAGCGTGGCGGCGAGCAGCAGTCGAAACGCAGCCGGTCCGCAGGTGCAGCAAGGCGGCGCAGTCTTGTCTGGTGAGACCCATCTCAGGCAGGAGCTTGGGGGCTCGTCCATTGGCTACTCTGAGGTCTGGGTGTACCGTTAGTAAGAGCCGTTTGATGCGCGCCTTCGTGAAGTCCCTGGTCGCGACGGCCCGGATTAAGAAGGTGCCAGGCTGATGTGTAGCCTTGGCAAGCGTGTCCGCCTCCTCATTGACGGATATTCCCACGGGGGACGGTAGCCAGTGGAAGGATACGGATGCCCCAGAAGCAGCAAAGGCCTGGCACTTGGCCACCAGCAGGTTCCCGGTCAGCCCGGCGCGTCTGGGGTTTACCAGGGTCTGCAGTGCCGCCTTGATGTCGCAGAGGACGATTTCATTGGAATGGCCTCTGCCAGGAGGTCAGCTGCCAGGCGGAGCCCGGCCAGCTCCACCTTCGTGGAGCTTGCCGACAAGGGTAGTTTGCACTGCCTGCTGCTTCTCCATGCAGGGACGGTGCATGCCGCCGCGGCTGTTCCATCCGGCCTCCTGGATCCGTCCATGTACACCTGCAGCTGGCCCTTTAGTTGCTCCTGGAGTTTGCAGGATGCCGCCTGCTGTAGAACAGCTGCAGGTGTTCTTTGGTTTGAAACCCGTCCAGATGGAGATGCACCTCTGGTGGCCGGAGGTGTGGCGGGGGAGGGGTAACAGGTATAGGTGGATCCGGTACCATCTGATGGTAGAGGGGTATGAGGCCACCCTTCCTGGACCCTGGCAGGCTGTGCAGGCGAGCCAAGAGAGCTGCACCGTCTGCAGCGTAGTGAAGACAGTCTGTGTGCCCCAGTGCGCGTTGTAGCATGCACAGGGATAGGGGCCACTCTCCCGCCTCCGCCAGCGTTGCGGCAACAGGAGAGCTTCAAGGTAGTCCCAGGATGGCGCTAAGAGCTCCCCTATGCAGCTCCTCCAGCAGGCGTCTCCTGGCTGGCGTCAGGTTCCCCAGCGGGAGGGCATACAGGAGGATAGAAGTGGCGGCGGCCTGGTTGAGCCGCAGCGCCCACTTACTGGAGCATCCGTGGCCTCGCTGCTGCAGTCTGTCGATGCCACCCTGGACACGTCGGACCTTGGCTGAGGCGGCCTTGGCAGCAGAGATCCAGGTGAGCCGGTGGTAGACGGTGAGGCCCAAGTACCTCACTGTCGTCCTCCAAGGGAGACGGCAGTTGTTAACCTCTAGCGACTTCACAATGAACCAGTGATATTGGCAACGCATTCCACTGACgaattgtttttggaaaaaatgaattcgcATATAGATTGACTTGCTGTtgtggcacttcgtatgtgtaATCATTTACACTTCTTAGGTTTCTTCCGCGGCGTGGCGTTAAttattttgttgtgtttatgttGAATTTATTTTTTTACAACAAAAACAAGAACTTCATCCTTGCCAATTTCCGTCGTTCGGCTAAAGTGGGCAGCTGATGAGTGCGTAGCATTTCTGTTACTGACTCAGTCGAGGAGTACTTTGAAAGAATAAACCTGGCAGCTCACCTTTGCACTCTTTCTAGCatgatgtcacggggtcgtgacgtggccaaagacagaaaacttcgtgttgggatttaactgtttatttgggcgaacctgtgcccggtaaagggaaagtctaattacagcagcagtcttgcacagatagcagtctcggactgatagcggcgaacgcagcgtcggccttcgatcaacaactgacaagcggcgaagcgcgtcggcatttatacccttgccgtcgaatgttctagcgttatcgctggcggtggcgtaggttccagaacaatctgtaccgttcgcacagtgggcgtgatcttatcgaaatgatctactacagtccggaaccttctcgaaacctgcaggcgcggtttgcgccgagaatcgtgtggtgtttcggaacgataacaaaaacttgtgaaatggaacgtggcaatattaatgAGGCCGATTTCCGAGGGATCCtacacaatgctggcatattccaATGTTGGCCGAATATATGTAAGATATGCTGCTAGCTTAACGGGAGTAGTAGGAAGTCTTAATTTTCTTCGCAAGTACCATAGTTATCTCTCCGCCACCGCACAAATGTTTTCCAAATGGGTCCTCCAGTTTAGATTACTGGATattgttacacctaaatattttatttcattgacAATAGACAGGCGGGTAGAACATAGAGTGTAAATGGAATAGAAGACACGCTTACTTTTGTTTGTGACGCGCAAAGCAACTGTTTTAGTTTGATTTATTTCAATTTTAGATTCAGTGCACCAATTACTGACAGCATCAAGAATATTATTAAATGTTTTTTGGTCAGCTTCACTGTGTATTTATAAATTGGGCAGTCATCTGGAAAGAGTCGCACTGTAGTACTTCTATCTATGCCGCATGAAAAGTCATTTATGCAAGTTAAGAATAATACCGGTCCTAAAACTGAACCTTGGTGTACCCCTGAGGTAACGCTTAATGACTCAGATTTGAAGCCATTTATTTCTACATATTGTGTTCTGCCTGTCAGGTACGCACTTATCCACTTTATTATGTTATAATTTATGCCTAGGTGTGCTAACTTATTAATTAACTCCCTGTGAGGAaccttgtcaaaggctttggagaaGTCGAGACATATTGCGTCAATCTGAACACTATTATTTAAGGCACGCGTGAAGTCATCGACTGTTTCTATTAATTGGGTTACAGTGGATAAATTCtgccgaaaaccatgctgattagaaaaaaatgtttttgtgccCTCAAGATACGTAAAGATAGCTTTGGATATAATATGCTCTAAAAGCTTGCAGCATACACAGGTGAGGGAAATTGGACAGTAATTTTCCACCTTTTGTTGGTCTCCACCCTTATGCGTTGGCACGACCTTCGCCACAAGCCAGTCGTCTGGGACACGCTTTTGCTCTATTGAGGCATTATATAATATGTATAAATAGTGCGCAACCCATTCCGCATACCTTCGCAGGAAATTATTTGGTATGCCGTCTGGTCCGATCGACTTTTTCACGTTCATGTTCAGTAATAATGATACGATGCCTTCATAAGTGAAACGTCAGGCATAACTGACAACTGAGAAGGAAGTGGCGTGGATGCATCACCATTATCAGGACAAGCAGTAAACACTGACTGGAAAAATCTGTTGTGTAGGTAAACGATAGAAGAGCAGTCGGACACCAATTCATCATTGACAACAAGAGAATGCACGCGTCTTGAGTGGTCTTCCTTCTGAGACAAGTGACGCCAAAAACGATGAGGGGAAGATTTCACAAATATCGGCAATATTTCTTTGTAATACTTTGTTTTTGATTAAAATAATACTGCCATGATAACAAAAACAGGTAAAGCCAGTATGGTGACGCTAATTTACAATTGCTCCAGCAATCAGATTCTGCTGTTTGTTCAGCCTGATTCTAGGCAAGTTAATGAAGACCTCAACAGGATGGCTTGCATAAAAAGTGAAACACCACAAAAATCGACGCATATTGAAATAGCACACACCTGGACACGCTGGTTGTTgaggagcgtggccagcacatcgTGGGGGCCAATGGCCTTGGCAATATAACCAAAAGTATTGACAGTGGCTCGTCGGATGGCTTTTTTGTGGGCCTTCAGTAGCTCTAGCAGCTCACAGCAGATTCGCATCCACTCCCGAGCGGGCACATACTCAGCGCCTCGATCGGCAATACGCCCGACCAGGTCAATGCAGTTCTCTTGCACCATCTCATGCCGATTCTTCAGGATTGGGGTCAACTGAGGCAGCAAGTCCTGCGCAGAGGCAAGGCAAAGATGTGAATCAGTGCACGCACCCTAGCCATGCTTAAAACAAAACATCATACTAAATGCCTCTTTTTTTTATACGACCCAGCTTTACCTTCCAAACCAAGCAAGTCTTGAAGTATTCTTAGTGTATTGCATAAAAACAAGGACAAGCAGTTAGAAACACAAGTGCTTGTTTATGAATAGCTTTAAGCTATTGTATTTACTTGAATCTAGGCTGACCCTGATTCTAAGCCGACCCACTAAAATCCAaagccaggaaaaaaaaaagattgcctcGAATATAGAACGAGTGAAACAGCTAACACATGGTTCACAAAGATAAAACATTTACTGAACATAAGTGAAACAAAGCAGTTGGTTCATGATGCAAATAACTCAAGGAGCATACAGCCGCTACTCcttttgtgtttctttgttgacccttttttttgcgctgcttctAGTTAATTGCATCATAAAGATGCCGCGCTCATTCCGAGTAGTTGTCGCCGTCTTCAAACAGTGCGCAATCCTCGGTGCCATCAAGCGCATTGTATATGCCGCACTTTTTAAAAGAGCGCACAATCAAAGTTCCTGGGATGTCGTACCTCCTGCCACAGCCCCTACCGCGAGGcacatttttttcatccactccaACGT
Above is a window of Rhipicephalus microplus isolate Deutch F79 chromosome 1, USDA_Rmic, whole genome shotgun sequence DNA encoding:
- the LOC119164870 gene encoding uncharacterized protein LOC119164870, with the protein product MESSSLPDCNESVEAVEEVANKKTVQAEINTLQQTPSVSAENYNPEPAEPATPENMQASGYALAGERVNVPPEELENYGTVGVAFERPDERGNGFQEEPESHGAVGYSYERQDELFPEDEHEEPADSPAYDGFTQFTSERLGARVHRLAEKIAEHTGKVSQNSENLVLRVSARRDDLLRRNEQQKQNIDTLKSMVLDNLKKYSKDGE